A part of Larkinella insperata genomic DNA contains:
- a CDS encoding sulfite exporter TauE/SafE family protein yields the protein MSSVWIIAALTTGLVGSLHCVGMCGPLAMALPVGRLPRSQRVLAVGLYHLSRVTAYAGLGTLAGTLGQGLLLAGFQRSVSVAAGLFLVLWTVFRRGKFAGLTTGRTAQWITRPMSRFLQSPTLQAFAGLGLLNGLLPCGFVYVALTGAVTTGSAVNGAAYMGLFGLGTVPALMLVRFIPNLFPTSFRHRFTAFMPVLTVALGLLLLARGVYPSTRTDRAGQEVPICHGGRTEVHPKTP from the coding sequence ATGTCATCGGTCTGGATCATCGCGGCCCTGACGACGGGTTTAGTCGGTAGCCTGCACTGCGTTGGCATGTGCGGACCGCTGGCGATGGCCTTGCCCGTCGGGCGGCTTCCGCGTTCGCAGCGGGTGCTGGCGGTGGGTCTGTACCACCTGAGCCGCGTGACGGCGTATGCGGGTCTGGGCACACTGGCGGGCACGCTCGGGCAGGGCTTGCTGCTGGCGGGATTTCAGCGATCCGTCTCCGTGGCCGCTGGCCTTTTTCTGGTGCTCTGGACGGTGTTCCGCCGGGGAAAATTTGCGGGTTTAACCACCGGCCGCACTGCGCAGTGGATTACCCGACCCATGAGCCGGTTTCTGCAAAGCCCCACGCTACAGGCGTTTGCCGGACTGGGGTTGCTGAACGGTTTATTGCCCTGCGGTTTTGTGTACGTGGCCCTGACCGGAGCCGTTACCACCGGCAGCGCGGTAAACGGAGCCGCCTACATGGGTTTATTCGGGCTGGGAACGGTTCCGGCGTTGATGCTGGTACGGTTTATTCCAAACCTCTTCCCGACCTCCTTCCGGCATCGGTTTACGGCTTTCATGCCGGTTCTGACGGTGGCGCTGGGGCTGTTGCTGCTCGCTCGGGGTGTTTATCCATCGACCCGGACCGACCGGGCTGGTCAGGAAGTTCCGATTTGTCACGGCGGGCGAACGGAAGTACATCCGAAAACACCCTAA
- a CDS encoding GNAT family N-acetyltransferase encodes MDYLITRAKPDQLPNHLLLLGDENQQLIDMYRPRSLAYQLTLADQIVGICLLQVNGPAGEIMNIAVEPAHQGQGLGKSLLQHVIEDARQQGLVRLVIKTGNSGIGQIALYQRQGFELTDVHYNYFLQHYPDPIWENGIQCKHQLIFELSL; translated from the coding sequence GTGGACTACTTGATTACCCGCGCGAAGCCCGACCAGCTACCGAACCACCTCCTGTTGCTGGGCGACGAAAACCAGCAACTCATTGACATGTATCGCCCCCGTAGTCTGGCTTATCAGTTAACCCTTGCTGATCAGATTGTGGGCATTTGTTTGCTGCAGGTAAACGGGCCAGCTGGAGAAATCATGAACATTGCCGTTGAACCGGCTCACCAGGGCCAAGGATTGGGCAAAAGCCTGTTGCAGCACGTCATTGAGGACGCCCGCCAGCAGGGTTTGGTGCGGTTGGTCATCAAAACCGGAAACTCCGGCATTGGGCAAATTGCCTTGTATCAGCGGCAAGGTTTTGAGCTTACTGATGTGCACTACAATTATTTTCTACAACATTATCCGGACCCGATTTGGGAAAACGGCATTCAATGCAAACACCAGCTTATTTTCGAGCTATCCCTATAA
- a CDS encoding alpha amylase C-terminal domain-containing protein gives MPASLEFITEQTPLGAHLIGSGATFRVWAPRALAVHACGDFNNFQHEDDSLLTVDERGYWRGFIPGVRNGHRYKFWVEGLGSKGWKRDPFARELASPYPSDCVIRQSDFPWHPTLFKTPAFSDWIIYQLHVGVFDTPNWETRRKGGTFLDVALKLPYLSALGVTALQLLPIQEFQSTFSLGYNGTDYFSPETNFAIEDAHLAGYLSSINQLLTDQGQPIYHENDLRGEMNQLKALVDLSHLYGIAVMLDVVYNHAGGGFGDESIYFFDRQPGQDDSPPQYRNSLYFTEIGHAGGQVFDFGKAPVREFLVENAKFLLDEYRIDGLRYDQVSVIDHDGRPHGWPFCQELTDTLHLHRPGALHHAEYWGVNPSVVKPTAEGGAGFDTTLTDGLRIAIRRVISQASTGSNGPLPMTALGDSLWPTGFQFSYQFVQGPENHDLVLRDGDNSREQRIARLSDPANPRSLTGRRRSRVATGLSLVAPGIPMLFMGQEFLEDKQWSDNLEWKPELRLFWAGLDAGDPAMLDHLRFCQDLIQLRRQLPGLRSDGLRVSHSHDGNRVLVMHRWIPGAGQDVVVVASLANIPYYNYRIGLPEPGQWREVFNSDAYENGFPNPQTVGNGGQVWAEKSPAHGFLNSAVITMPANGFLVLIPES, from the coding sequence ATGCCTGCTTCACTGGAATTCATCACCGAACAAACACCCCTGGGCGCCCACCTGATTGGTTCGGGGGCTACGTTTCGGGTTTGGGCACCCCGTGCCCTGGCCGTTCACGCCTGTGGCGATTTTAATAATTTTCAGCACGAAGACGACAGCCTGCTAACCGTTGATGAACGGGGCTACTGGCGCGGGTTTATTCCGGGTGTTCGCAACGGGCACCGGTATAAATTCTGGGTGGAGGGCCTGGGCAGCAAAGGCTGGAAACGCGACCCATTTGCGCGTGAACTCGCCAGTCCGTACCCCAGCGATTGCGTCATCCGCCAGTCCGATTTTCCCTGGCATCCCACCCTGTTCAAAACTCCCGCATTTTCCGACTGGATCATCTACCAGCTTCACGTGGGGGTATTCGATACGCCCAATTGGGAAACCCGCCGAAAAGGAGGGACGTTTCTGGATGTGGCGCTTAAGTTGCCGTATCTGTCGGCGCTGGGCGTAACGGCTTTGCAACTGTTGCCCATTCAGGAGTTTCAGTCTACCTTTAGCTTGGGCTACAACGGGACGGATTACTTTTCGCCCGAGACGAATTTTGCCATTGAAGACGCGCACCTGGCCGGGTACCTTTCCAGCATTAATCAGCTTCTGACCGATCAGGGTCAGCCGATCTATCACGAAAATGATCTGCGGGGCGAAATGAATCAGTTGAAGGCCCTGGTCGACCTGAGTCATTTATACGGCATCGCCGTGATGCTGGATGTGGTTTATAACCATGCCGGGGGCGGTTTTGGCGACGAAAGCATTTACTTCTTCGACCGCCAGCCGGGGCAGGACGACAGTCCGCCCCAATACCGCAATTCGCTTTATTTCACCGAAATCGGGCACGCCGGGGGCCAGGTTTTCGATTTTGGAAAAGCCCCGGTCCGGGAATTTCTGGTAGAGAACGCCAAATTTCTGCTGGATGAATACCGCATCGACGGGTTACGCTACGATCAGGTTAGCGTGATTGATCACGACGGCAGGCCCCACGGCTGGCCGTTTTGCCAGGAGTTGACCGACACGTTGCACCTTCACCGGCCCGGAGCGCTCCATCACGCCGAGTACTGGGGCGTTAATCCGTCGGTCGTGAAGCCTACAGCAGAGGGCGGGGCCGGATTTGATACCACCCTCACCGACGGCCTGCGGATTGCCATCCGGCGGGTGATTAGCCAGGCCAGCACTGGCAGCAACGGTCCGCTGCCGATGACAGCCCTGGGCGACAGTCTCTGGCCTACCGGCTTTCAGTTCTCGTATCAGTTTGTGCAGGGACCGGAAAACCACGACCTGGTCCTGCGTGACGGCGATAACTCCCGCGAACAACGTATTGCCCGCTTGAGCGATCCGGCCAACCCTCGGTCGCTGACGGGCCGTCGGCGGAGCCGGGTGGCTACGGGCTTGAGCCTGGTAGCTCCGGGCATTCCCATGCTGTTTATGGGGCAGGAGTTTCTGGAAGACAAACAGTGGTCTGACAACCTGGAATGGAAACCCGAACTTCGGCTGTTCTGGGCGGGGCTGGATGCGGGCGATCCGGCTATGCTCGATCACCTCCGCTTCTGCCAGGATCTAATTCAGTTACGACGGCAATTGCCCGGCCTACGCAGCGACGGACTGCGGGTCAGCCACAGCCACGACGGTAATCGGGTGCTGGTTATGCACCGCTGGATTCCCGGCGCGGGGCAGGACGTTGTGGTGGTGGCCAGTCTGGCCAACATACCTTATTATAATTACCGCATTGGTTTACCGGAGCCCGGGCAATGGCGCGAAGTTTTTAACAGCGATGCTTACGAAAACGGGTTTCCGAATCCGCAGACGGTGGGCAACGGAGGGCAGGTCTGGGCTGAAAAAAGCCCGGCCCACGGCTTTCTGAATTCGGCCGTTATAACCATGCCCGCCAACGGTTTTCTGGTGCTGATTCCCGAAAGCTAG
- a CDS encoding type II toxin-antitoxin system PemK/MazF family toxin, with protein MDMVIGRFEVWLVSLDPTQGSEIAKTRPCLVVSPNTINQRLNTVMVSPMTSTQKRYPTRVNCHFAGQDGQVALDQTRSVDKSRLVKRIGNLDDATCHQVCQVLVAIFTY; from the coding sequence ATGGACATGGTAATTGGTCGATTTGAGGTCTGGCTGGTTTCACTTGACCCAACCCAGGGCAGCGAAATTGCCAAAACGCGGCCCTGTCTGGTCGTCTCGCCCAACACAATCAATCAACGGCTCAATACGGTTATGGTGTCCCCAATGACCAGCACGCAGAAACGGTATCCTACCCGGGTCAATTGCCATTTCGCCGGGCAGGATGGACAGGTGGCGCTGGACCAGACCCGTTCGGTAGATAAATCAAGGCTCGTCAAACGGATTGGGAATCTGGATGATGCAACCTGTCACCAAGTGTGTCAAGTGTTGGTGGCCATCTTCACCTATTGA
- the ccoN gene encoding cytochrome-c oxidase, cbb3-type subunit I: MNVAQKPPTTTPPQRIWPKPDAIPVVEHFEYDNRIVRNFAIATIIWGVVGMLVGVLVASQLFAPSANLGNQYTTFGRIRPLHTNAVIFAFVGNAIFMGVYYSLQRLCKARMFSDWLSKIHFWGWQAIIVAAAITLPLGLTTSHEYAELEWPIDIAITLIWVVFGINMFGTIIKRRERHLYVAIWFYIATFVTVAVLHIVNSYQMPVSLFKSYYVYAGVQDALVQWWYGHNAVAFFLTTPFLGLMYYFLPKMANRPVYSYRLSILHFWALIFIYIWAGPHHLLYSSLPDWAQSLGVVFSIMLIAPSWGGMINGLLTLRGAWDKVREDTILKFMVVGVTAYGMATFEGPLLSLKNVNAIGHFTDWVVAHVHVGALGWNGFLTFAVLYWLIPRIYRTPLYSQKLLKTHFWLGTLGILFYAIPMYISGFTQGMMWKEFTPEGVLKYPNFLETTIQLLPMHQMRALGGAFYLLGAILMGYNLFKTMAAGKLVANEAAEAPALAKTYAPTGHDTYWHRWFERKPIPLLLGSLVVILIGSLVELMPTFMVESNVPTIAAVQPYTPLEVQGRDLYIREGCVGCHSQMVRPFRSETERYGDYSKAGEFVYDHPFLWGSKRTGPDLHREGGKYPDSWHYHHMREPESMSPGSIMPPYPWLLEQKLDISTTTAKLKALEKVGVPYDDATISSANEDLQKQAQEVSERLAKDGIKVNPDREIVALIAYLQRLGTDIKHMETATK; the protein is encoded by the coding sequence ATGAATGTCGCGCAAAAACCACCTACCACCACCCCGCCCCAGCGCATCTGGCCAAAGCCCGACGCCATCCCGGTCGTCGAGCATTTTGAGTACGACAACCGCATTGTCCGCAACTTCGCCATTGCCACCATCATCTGGGGCGTGGTCGGTATGCTGGTCGGTGTGCTGGTTGCCAGCCAGTTGTTCGCTCCGTCGGCCAACCTCGGCAACCAGTATACCACCTTCGGCCGGATTCGGCCCCTGCACACCAACGCCGTCATTTTCGCTTTTGTCGGCAACGCCATTTTTATGGGCGTTTATTACTCGCTGCAACGGCTTTGCAAAGCCCGAATGTTCAGCGACTGGCTGAGCAAGATCCACTTCTGGGGCTGGCAGGCCATTATTGTGGCAGCTGCCATTACGCTGCCGCTCGGCCTGACAACCTCCCACGAATACGCCGAACTCGAGTGGCCCATCGATATTGCCATTACGCTGATCTGGGTGGTATTCGGGATTAATATGTTTGGTACGATCATCAAACGCCGGGAGCGTCACCTGTACGTGGCCATCTGGTTTTACATCGCCACGTTCGTGACGGTCGCCGTGCTGCACATCGTCAACTCGTACCAGATGCCGGTCAGTCTGTTCAAAAGTTATTACGTCTACGCCGGGGTGCAGGATGCGCTCGTGCAGTGGTGGTACGGCCACAATGCCGTGGCGTTCTTCCTGACTACGCCGTTCCTGGGGCTGATGTACTACTTTTTGCCCAAGATGGCCAACCGCCCGGTGTACTCCTACCGCTTGTCGATTCTGCACTTCTGGGCCCTGATTTTCATCTACATCTGGGCCGGTCCGCACCACCTTTTGTATTCGTCGCTGCCCGACTGGGCACAGTCGCTCGGCGTGGTATTTTCCATCATGCTCATTGCCCCATCGTGGGGCGGGATGATCAACGGTCTGCTGACCCTGCGCGGGGCCTGGGATAAAGTCCGGGAAGATACCATCCTGAAGTTCATGGTGGTGGGTGTGACGGCCTACGGGATGGCGACGTTCGAGGGACCGTTGCTGTCGCTCAAAAACGTGAACGCCATCGGACACTTCACCGACTGGGTCGTGGCCCACGTCCACGTCGGCGCCCTGGGCTGGAACGGTTTTCTGACCTTTGCCGTCCTCTACTGGCTGATTCCGCGCATCTACCGCACCCCGCTGTATTCGCAGAAACTGCTGAAAACGCACTTCTGGCTCGGCACGCTGGGCATCCTGTTCTACGCCATTCCGATGTACATTTCGGGGTTCACGCAGGGCATGATGTGGAAGGAATTTACGCCCGAAGGCGTCCTGAAATACCCGAATTTCCTGGAAACCACGATACAACTGCTGCCCATGCACCAGATGCGGGCGCTGGGTGGCGCGTTCTACCTGCTCGGCGCAATTTTGATGGGCTATAACCTTTTCAAAACGATGGCTGCCGGGAAACTGGTTGCCAACGAAGCCGCCGAAGCTCCGGCCCTGGCAAAAACCTACGCGCCGACGGGCCACGATACCTACTGGCACCGCTGGTTCGAACGCAAACCCATTCCGCTGCTGCTCGGCTCGCTCGTGGTCATTCTGATTGGTTCGCTGGTGGAATTGATGCCGACGTTCATGGTAGAATCCAACGTGCCGACGATTGCCGCCGTGCAGCCGTACACACCGCTGGAAGTGCAGGGCCGCGATCTTTACATCCGCGAAGGGTGCGTGGGGTGCCACAGCCAGATGGTCCGGCCGTTCCGCAGCGAAACCGAGCGCTACGGCGACTACTCCAAAGCGGGCGAATTCGTCTACGACCACCCGTTCCTGTGGGGCAGCAAACGTACCGGTCCGGATCTGCACCGCGAAGGGGGCAAGTATCCCGACTCCTGGCACTACCACCACATGCGCGAACCCGAGTCGATGTCACCCGGTTCCATCATGCCGCCTTACCCGTGGTTGCTGGAGCAGAAACTCGACATTTCGACCACAACCGCCAAGCTGAAGGCGCTGGAAAAAGTCGGTGTCCCCTACGACGATGCCACGATCAGTTCCGCCAACGAAGACCTGCAGAAGCAGGCGCAGGAGGTCAGCGAGCGGCTGGCGAAAGACGGCATCAAGGTCAACCCCGACCGCGAAATCGTCGCCCTGATTGCCTACCTGCAGCGGCTCGGTACGGATATCAAGCACATGGAAACCGCAACCAAATGA
- a CDS encoding bestrophin family protein: MLLEKPIPFTFLIRRIRREVLLILLFANIVVLAKHFFHLRYMNIPIAIPTLLGTCISLLLAFRTNQAYERWWEARTVWGAIVNDSRSFIRLIQMYLPDLPDRQNIIHSFMLRQCAWCFVLGDSLREQSVEDRLREFLPPETVKRILSFDNKPNGLLLDHGLAVQQLYRDGHLTDYQMVHISTTLNNLTDSMGRCERIKSTPFPRTYTFNMHVFIYLFAAILPFCFDEDLFYLDVPLVTLISSGFLLIEKSALQLQNPFETKETDTAMTTIARNIEINLKTMTGYSPIPEKIKPYEFYAL; the protein is encoded by the coding sequence ATGCTGCTTGAAAAACCGATTCCGTTTACCTTTTTAATTCGCCGGATTCGCCGGGAGGTTTTACTCATCCTCTTATTTGCCAATATCGTCGTTCTGGCCAAGCACTTCTTTCACCTGCGGTACATGAACATCCCGATTGCGATTCCAACGCTGCTGGGCACCTGCATTTCGCTGCTGCTCGCGTTTCGGACCAACCAGGCGTATGAACGCTGGTGGGAAGCGCGCACCGTTTGGGGAGCCATCGTCAACGACAGCCGCAGTTTCATCCGGCTCATTCAGATGTACCTGCCCGATTTGCCCGACCGCCAGAACATTATTCATTCGTTTATGCTGCGGCAATGTGCCTGGTGTTTTGTGCTGGGCGACTCGCTGCGCGAACAGAGCGTGGAGGATCGCTTACGCGAATTTCTGCCCCCCGAAACGGTTAAGCGCATCCTGTCGTTCGATAACAAACCGAATGGCCTGCTGCTCGATCATGGCTTAGCCGTTCAGCAACTTTACCGGGACGGCCACCTGACCGATTACCAAATGGTGCATATCAGCACAACCCTCAACAATCTGACGGATTCAATGGGGCGCTGCGAACGGATCAAAAGCACGCCGTTTCCCCGCACCTATACGTTCAACATGCACGTGTTTATCTATCTTTTTGCGGCCATTCTGCCATTTTGTTTCGATGAAGATCTTTTCTACCTCGATGTGCCGCTGGTGACGCTGATTTCCAGCGGGTTTCTGCTCATTGAGAAAAGCGCGCTCCAGCTTCAGAATCCGTTCGAAACCAAAGAAACCGATACGGCCATGACGACAATTGCCCGCAACATTGAAATAAACCTCAAAACCATGACGGGTTATTCGCCAATCCCGGAAAAAATAAAGCCGTACGAATTTTACGCGCTATAA
- a CDS encoding FixH family protein has product MNWGKVIILVYIVFAGFIGSMVYLMCRQRVDLVRDDYYQTELAYQQQINRIARTAQLVQSPAVRFDAGQQQLHITRADQTLTNGKLTFYRPSDRRQDRLVQLQSGQKTVSTANLAKGFWRVQLNWSENGQEFYSEDALTIP; this is encoded by the coding sequence ATGAACTGGGGCAAAGTTATTATACTCGTTTACATCGTGTTTGCCGGATTCATCGGCAGCATGGTTTACCTGATGTGCCGCCAGCGCGTCGATCTGGTACGCGACGATTATTACCAGACCGAACTGGCGTATCAGCAGCAGATCAATCGGATTGCCCGCACGGCGCAGTTGGTGCAGTCGCCCGCGGTTCGTTTTGACGCCGGGCAGCAACAACTCCACATCACCCGAGCCGATCAGACGCTAACGAATGGCAAACTGACCTTCTACCGCCCTTCCGACCGCCGGCAGGACCGGCTTGTTCAGTTGCAGTCGGGACAAAAAACCGTTTCGACCGCCAACCTCGCCAAGGGTTTCTGGCGGGTTCAACTGAACTGGTCCGAGAACGGGCAGGAATTTTACAGCGAAGACGCCCTAACCATTCCGTAA
- the ccoS gene encoding cbb3-type cytochrome oxidase assembly protein CcoS, which produces MNIIFFMIGISLLLALGFFGAFLWAMRSGQQDDLYTPSMRILLEDSEPTTTDTPA; this is translated from the coding sequence ATGAATATTATCTTCTTTATGATTGGCATTAGTCTGCTGCTGGCTCTGGGCTTTTTCGGCGCTTTTCTGTGGGCCATGCGCAGCGGTCAGCAAGACGATTTGTATACGCCCTCGATGCGGATTCTGCTCGAAGACAGCGAACCAACGACCACCGATACACCTGCATAA
- a CDS encoding cbb3-type cytochrome c oxidase N-terminal domain-containing protein codes for MHSILLLTNGLLAQAPTATSIWNITSGEELFLLTLAMVLLAGLIAVLAVALNLAFILKKALEPEAAAKPVDTRTTWQRILGLRPLSQEKDLVMEHAYDGITELDNPTPPWFMGLFYGSIGVAVIYLLVFHVIGTGNIMEQEYTQEMTIATQQREEYIKRVAGSINENTVTQLKDGQGIAEGKSIFAQNCVACHGANAEGKVGPNLTDAYWLHGGDVKAIFHVINEGVPEKGMLSWKKQLNPLQVQQVASYILSLQGSNPAGAKEPQGEKVAATEAVALND; via the coding sequence ATGCATTCGATCCTCTTATTGACCAATGGGCTGCTGGCCCAGGCCCCCACCGCTACCTCCATTTGGAACATCACGTCGGGCGAAGAATTGTTTCTGCTCACGCTGGCGATGGTGTTGCTGGCGGGCCTGATTGCGGTGCTGGCGGTGGCGCTGAATCTGGCGTTCATTCTCAAAAAAGCACTGGAGCCCGAGGCAGCTGCCAAACCCGTCGACACCCGCACCACCTGGCAGCGCATCCTGGGTTTGCGCCCGCTGAGTCAGGAGAAAGACCTGGTGATGGAACACGCCTACGACGGCATTACCGAGCTGGATAACCCGACTCCGCCCTGGTTCATGGGGCTGTTTTACGGTTCCATTGGGGTAGCGGTAATCTACCTCCTCGTTTTTCACGTCATCGGCACGGGCAACATCATGGAGCAGGAATATACCCAGGAAATGACCATTGCTACCCAACAGCGCGAAGAATACATCAAGCGGGTGGCGGGGTCCATCAACGAAAATACCGTAACGCAATTAAAAGACGGCCAGGGCATCGCGGAGGGCAAGTCCATCTTTGCGCAGAACTGCGTCGCCTGCCACGGTGCCAACGCCGAGGGCAAAGTCGGCCCGAACCTGACCGACGCCTACTGGCTGCACGGCGGTGATGTTAAAGCGATTTTCCACGTCATCAACGAGGGTGTTCCCGAAAAAGGAATGCTTTCCTGGAAGAAACAACTGAATCCGCTGCAGGTCCAGCAAGTCGCCAGTTACATCCTGTCGCTGCAGGGCTCCAACCCCGCCGGGGCCAAAGAACCGCAGGGCGAGAAAGTGGCGGCCACCGAAGCCGTGGCCTTAAACGACTAG
- a CDS encoding 4Fe-4S dicluster domain-containing protein yields the protein MESTIAKMETFRDQLPTADASGGRRWLYPRSTSGRFTRWRTFVAVVLLAALFAGPFVWVDGHPLFLFNVLERRFIFFGVLFWPQDFYLVAIGLLTFIVFIALFTVVYGRVWCGWACPQTIFMEMVFRKIEGWIEGDHNARKRLDAGPWTTEKIAKKGLKHGVFFLISFAISNTFLAYLIGRDQWLTLITDNPSQHLGGLTAMLVFTGVFYLVFAWLREIVCTTICPYGRLQGVLLDKNSLLVAYDYIRGEPRGKKVKTGPSGGEELKVKSWLTHSRKAEPTAEQPILHSSLKPHHSKRGDCVDCKLCVQVCPMGIDIRNGTQLECINCTLCIDACDDVMDKIDRPRGLIRLDSQAGIEEGKPFRFSGRIMAYSGVLLALLGLIGFLLVSRPVMDVTVLRAPGQLFQRESDGTVSNLYLVEIINKTYRPLPVQLRVQQPGANLHFIQPIASVPAGELIKGSFFIQLPEKSIHRNSTPLRIDVLAGDEIVDQIETTFLGPVK from the coding sequence ATGGAATCGACCATCGCCAAAATGGAAACCTTTCGTGACCAGCTCCCCACCGCCGACGCTTCGGGCGGTCGGCGGTGGCTCTACCCGCGCAGCACCTCGGGACGGTTTACGCGCTGGCGGACCTTCGTGGCGGTGGTTTTACTGGCGGCCCTCTTTGCCGGACCGTTTGTGTGGGTCGATGGGCATCCGCTGTTTCTGTTCAACGTACTCGAACGGCGGTTTATCTTCTTCGGCGTCCTGTTCTGGCCGCAGGATTTTTACCTGGTTGCCATCGGTCTGCTCACTTTTATCGTATTCATCGCTCTGTTCACCGTCGTTTACGGGCGTGTGTGGTGCGGCTGGGCCTGTCCGCAAACCATTTTTATGGAGATGGTTTTCCGGAAAATCGAAGGCTGGATTGAAGGTGATCACAACGCCCGCAAGCGACTCGACGCTGGACCGTGGACGACCGAGAAAATAGCTAAAAAGGGCTTGAAACACGGCGTCTTTTTCCTGATTTCGTTTGCCATCAGCAACACCTTTCTGGCTTACCTGATCGGCCGCGACCAGTGGCTGACGCTCATCACCGACAATCCATCCCAACACCTGGGTGGGCTGACCGCTATGCTGGTTTTCACGGGCGTTTTCTACCTCGTTTTTGCCTGGCTACGCGAAATCGTCTGCACGACCATCTGCCCCTACGGACGGCTTCAAGGCGTATTGCTCGACAAAAACTCCCTGCTCGTCGCCTACGATTACATCCGGGGCGAACCGAGGGGAAAAAAAGTGAAGACCGGGCCGTCGGGCGGTGAAGAATTAAAAGTTAAAAGTTGGCTGACGCATTCTAGAAAAGCGGAGCCAACCGCCGAGCAGCCAATTCTTCACTCTTCACTCAAACCTCATCATTCCAAACGCGGTGATTGCGTGGATTGCAAACTCTGCGTGCAGGTTTGTCCGATGGGCATCGACATCCGCAACGGGACGCAGTTGGAGTGCATCAACTGTACGCTCTGCATCGATGCCTGCGACGATGTCATGGACAAGATTGACCGACCGCGGGGTTTGATTCGGCTGGATTCGCAGGCTGGCATTGAAGAAGGCAAGCCGTTTCGGTTCTCAGGCCGTATTATGGCCTATAGTGGGGTCCTGCTGGCGTTGCTGGGCCTGATCGGGTTTCTGCTGGTCAGTCGGCCGGTGATGGATGTAACCGTGCTGCGGGCGCCGGGTCAGTTGTTTCAGCGCGAATCGGATGGCACCGTTTCAAATCTCTATCTGGTCGAAATTATCAACAAAACGTATCGGCCGCTGCCGGTTCAGTTGCGGGTCCAGCAGCCCGGGGCCAACCTGCATTTTATTCAGCCGATCGCGTCGGTTCCGGCCGGAGAGCTGATCAAAGGAAGCTTTTTTATTCAATTGCCGGAAAAGTCCATCCATCGGAACAGCACGCCACTCCGCATTGACGTACTGGCAGGTGATGAAATCGTTGATCAGATCGAAACCACCTTTTTAGGACCAGTAAAATAA
- a CDS encoding acyl-CoA desaturase — MIILAFFLGHWYLSVLMQTLFLHRYAAHQMFTMSKGWEKVFYVLTFIGQGSSFLSPRAYGIMHRLHHAYADTEADPHSPKYSDNMMDMMWKTRQFYNDILNNRDSIPAKFKKGVPNWQWMERFGDRWLVRLAWGTAYTLFYIQFATSPWLFLLLPVHYLMGPVHGAIINWCAHLYGYTNFKVADTAKNLLPFDFLMMGESYHNNHHKFGGRPNFGGFRWHEFDPAYPLLLLLNKVGVIRLRFGRDEAYM; from the coding sequence ATGATCATTCTCGCTTTCTTTCTTGGCCATTGGTACCTGTCGGTGCTGATGCAGACCCTTTTTCTCCACCGCTATGCTGCCCACCAGATGTTTACCATGAGCAAAGGCTGGGAAAAGGTTTTTTACGTGCTGACGTTCATCGGTCAGGGCTCGTCGTTTCTGAGTCCGCGCGCCTACGGCATCATGCACCGGCTGCACCACGCCTACGCTGATACGGAGGCCGACCCGCACTCGCCGAAGTATTCCGACAACATGATGGATATGATGTGGAAGACCCGGCAGTTTTACAACGACATTCTGAATAATCGCGACAGCATTCCGGCGAAGTTCAAAAAAGGCGTTCCTAACTGGCAGTGGATGGAACGGTTTGGGGATCGCTGGCTGGTGCGGCTGGCCTGGGGAACGGCTTATACCTTATTTTATATTCAGTTTGCTACCTCGCCCTGGCTGTTTCTGCTGTTGCCGGTGCATTACCTGATGGGGCCGGTGCACGGCGCGATCATCAACTGGTGCGCTCACCTGTATGGCTATACGAACTTCAAAGTAGCTGATACGGCCAAGAACCTGCTGCCGTTCGATTTTCTGATGATGGGGGAATCCTACCACAACAACCACCACAAATTCGGCGGTCGGCCCAACTTCGGCGGTTTTCGCTGGCACGAGTTTGACCCGGCTTATCCGCTGCTGCTGCTGCTCAATAAAGTGGGCGTGATCAGGCTGCGCTTCGGGCGCGACGAAGCGTATATGTGA